The following coding sequences are from one Cercospora beticola chromosome 4, complete sequence window:
- the CYP1_2 gene encoding heme binding produces MDKIKSFLGGSGSSGSAAAQAPAPAGAVENPDKVILHTTLGAITVKLFSQQTPRTCTNFATLAKTGKYDGVIFHRIISGFMIQGGDPTGTGRGGSSIYGNKFEDEIVPSLKHDAKGTLSMANAGPNTNGSQFFITLGPTAHLNGKHTVFGKVVEGMDVVDKLGAVRTGAGDRPVSEVKIERTEVF; encoded by the exons atggacaagatcaagagtTTCCTCGGCGGTAGCGGCAGCTCTGGCAGCGCCGCTGCTCAAGCTCCAGCGCCCGCAGGCGCCGTAGAGAACCCAGACAAG GTCATCCTCCACACTACCCTCGGAGCCATCACTGTCAAGCTCTTCTCTCAGCAGACTCCACGCACTTGCACCAACTTTGCAACTCTTGCAAAGACTGGAAAGTACGATGGGGTCATCTTCCACCGTATCATCTCTG GCTTCATGATCCAGGGTGGTGACCC AACTGGCACTGGACGCGGAGGTAGCTCGATCTATGGCAATAAGTTTGAAGACGAGATCGTACCTTCGCTCAAGCACGAT GCCAAGGGGACCCTTTCCATGGCGAAC GCCGGACCAAACACCAACGGCAGCCAGTTTTTCATCACCCTTGGCCCGACCGCTCACCTCAACGGCAAGCACACCGTCTTCGGCAAGGTCGTCGAGGGCATGGACGTTGTCGACAAGCTCGGTGCGGTCCGTACTGGTGCCGGTGACCGCCCCGTCAGCGAGGTGAAGATCGAGCGCACCGAGGTGTTCTAA
- a CDS encoding uncharacterized protein (BUSCO:EOG09263E49), protein MSLASPALLPKATATPLRILAAKSPSTTTPNRYHEHRRGPAANCHRTFTTTTHHRPRIQQPCTKNTRTTRAFHTSPPLQIKDPYASLGVNTSATASEIKKAYYGLAKKYHPDTNPDPKAKEKFAEAQSAYELLSDKSKKDMYDQYGSAAFDANGNAAGGGAGPGAGGPFGGGNPFGGGNPFGGFGGGGAAGGFGGAEFNFEDLFSAFGGSGARRGRPGGRGFQEEVMVGENIEVQTNISFMDAAKGVQKDITINPLVKCKTCTGSGLKKGTQRSACKSCDGTGTRVHFMQGGFQMASTCGTCGGTGQQVPRGSECGTCRGHGAVREKRTVTVDIPGGVEDGMRLRVLGEGDHPATGQSTNPDGATQKGDLYVFIRVAPDSKFQRHGSDVLYTASIPLTTAVLGGEITVPTLDGDVKVKVATGTGTGDKITMGGMGMKKLNSRQGAKGDLRVEFKVNMPKYLSVNQRTILEMLADEMGDNSAKRIMNLNKMNTDSSKNTSSTSTTSSKTDSHKDEGFLKRIWHDISGQHNNPEEDAKDKDSKEKDEEPKKKASGSGS, encoded by the coding sequence ATGAGCCTAGCATCGCCTGCGCTGTTGCCCAAGGCGACAGCGACGCCGCTGCGTATACTTGCGGCGAAATCGCCATCAACCACAACGCCAAATCGCTACCACGAGCATCGCCGCGGCCCAGCAGCAAACTGCCATCGGACATTCACAACTACAACTCACCATCGCCCACGAATACAACAGCCATGCACAAAAAACACTCGAACAACCCGCGCCTTCCACACTTCCCCGCCTCTCCAGATCAAGGATCCTTATGCTTCCCTCGGTGTTAATACCTCCGCGACCGCATCCGAGATCAAAAAGGCTTACTATGGCCTTGCGAAAAAGTACCATCCGGATACTAACCCGGATCCCAAAGCTAAAGAGAAATTCGCTGAAGCGCAAAGCGCGTACGAGCTCCTGAGCGATAAGTCAAAGAAGGACATGTACGATCAATATGGTTCAGCGGCATTCGATGCGAATGGAAATGCGGCTGGAGGAGGTGCGGGTCCAGGAGCTGGAGGGCCTTTCGGCGGAGGAAACCCTTTCGGGGGTGGGAATCCATTCGGAGGcttcggtggtggaggtgctgCGGGAGGATTTGGAGGGGCGGAGTTCAATTTCGAGGATTTGTTCTCAGCTTTCGGCGGTAGTGGAGCGAGGAGAGGGAGAcctggaggaagaggatttcAAGAGGAGGTTATGGTGGGTGAGAATATTGAGGTGCAGACGAACATCTCATTCATGGATGCTGCAAAGGGTGTGCAGAAAGATATCACAATCAACCCGTTGGTCAAGTGTAAGACTTGCACTGGGTCAGGATTAAAGAAAGGAACTCAAAGGAGTGCTTGTAAGAGCTGTGATGGTACTGGGACAAGAGTGCATTTCATGCAGGGTGGTTTCCAGATGGCCAGTACGTGTGGCACTTGTGGAGGAACTGGACAACAGGTTCCGCGAGGTAGCGAATGTGGCACATGCAGAGGACATGGAGCggtaagagagaagaggacgGTCACAGTGGATATTCCTGGTGGTGTGGAAGACGGCATGCGGTTGAGAGTACTTGGTGAGGGTGATCATCCCGCTACTGGACAATCCACCAACCCCGACGGAGCTACACAGAAGGGAGATTTGTACGTCTTCATTCGTGTGGCACCGGACTCGAAGTTCCAGAGGCACGGCTCAGATGTGCTGTATACTGCCAGTATACCCCTGACGACTGCCGTGCTTGGAGGCGAGATCACGGTCCCAACATTAGATGGCGATGTCAAGGTCAAGGTCGCAACCGGCACTGGGACGGGCGACAAGATTACAATGGGCGGCATGGGTATGAAGAAGCTCAACTCGCGACAAGGAGCAAAGGGTGATCTTCGCGTGGAATTCAAGGTCAACATGCCCAAATACTTGTCGGTAAACCAGCGCACGATCCTGGAAATGCTGGCCGATGAAATGGGAGACAACAGCGCGAAACGGATCATGAATCTGAACAAGATGAACACTGACTCGTCAAAGAACACTTCTTCCACATCCACGACATCTTCGAAAACTGACAGCCACAAGGACGAAGGATTCTTGAAGCGCATCTGGCACGATATCTCTGGTCAGCACAACAATCCCGAGGAGGACGCGAAGGACAAGGATTCGAAAGAGAAGGATGAAGAGCCAAAGAAGAAAGCTTCCGGCTCAGGCTCATGA